The Hyphomicrobiales bacterium genome has a window encoding:
- the ribH gene encoding 6,7-dimethyl-8-ribityllumazine synthase, producing MAGPRQTSADKAATPTVEIDGARVLVVEARFYDKLADELLAGATAVLEEAGCRVDVVTVPGALEIPSAIVIGLRAADEAVDPYEAVVALGTVIRGETGHYDIVAGESSRALMDLSVAFALPLGNGILTVENEAQAWARANRSEMDKGGGAAEAALAVLRYKRSLAEPSQ from the coding sequence ATGGCCGGACCCCGGCAGACCTCGGCCGACAAGGCCGCAACTCCGACCGTCGAGATCGACGGCGCCCGTGTCCTCGTCGTCGAGGCACGCTTTTACGACAAGCTCGCCGACGAATTGCTGGCGGGCGCGACCGCCGTGCTCGAGGAAGCCGGCTGCCGCGTCGATGTCGTCACCGTTCCCGGCGCGCTGGAAATTCCCTCCGCCATCGTCATCGGCCTGCGCGCCGCCGACGAGGCCGTCGATCCCTATGAGGCGGTCGTGGCGCTCGGCACCGTCATCCGCGGCGAGACCGGGCATTACGACATCGTCGCCGGCGAAAGCTCGCGGGCGCTGATGGATCTGTCGGTCGCCTTCGCGCTGCCGCTCGGCAACGGCATCCTGACCGTCGAGAACGAGGCGCAGGCCTGGGCCCGCGCCAACCGCTCCGAGATGGACAAGGGCGGCGGCGCCGCCGAAGCAGCGCTTGCCGTCCTGCGCTACAAGCGCTCCCTGGCGGAGCCGTCCCAATGA
- the ribE gene encoding Riboflavin synthase: MFTGIVTAIGEVVEAERKGPSLKRLAIACPYEAEGIAIGASICCAGICLTVTALRPRMDGEPGCIFQVEAAAETLAKTIVGDWAPGTRINLERSLKVGEELGGHLVTGHVDGVARILRIDAIAADPDEPWGATARFHIRAPQELARFIAAKGSVCLDGTSLTVNSVEDDVFTVLLIPHSLTVTTWGERKEGDPIHLEVDLMARYAARLAEARPQG, from the coding sequence ATGTTCACCGGCATCGTCACCGCCATCGGCGAGGTCGTGGAGGCCGAGCGCAAGGGGCCGAGCCTCAAGCGCCTTGCCATCGCCTGCCCCTATGAGGCGGAAGGAATCGCCATCGGCGCCTCGATCTGCTGCGCCGGAATCTGCCTGACGGTGACGGCTCTGCGCCCACGCATGGACGGCGAGCCGGGCTGCATTTTCCAGGTCGAGGCCGCGGCGGAGACGCTGGCGAAGACCATCGTCGGCGATTGGGCGCCCGGAACGCGCATCAATCTGGAGCGCTCGCTCAAGGTCGGCGAGGAGCTCGGCGGGCATCTCGTCACCGGCCATGTCGACGGTGTCGCACGCATCCTCAGGATCGACGCGATCGCAGCCGATCCCGACGAGCCTTGGGGCGCCACTGCGCGCTTTCACATCCGCGCGCCGCAGGAACTCGCCCGTTTCATCGCCGCCAAGGGCTCGGTTTGCCTCGATGGCACCTCGCTGACGGTCAATTCCGTCGAGGACGACGTCTTTACGGTACTGCTGATTCCGCACTCCCTGACCGTCACCACCTGGGGCGAGCGCAAGGAGGGCGATCCCATCCATCTCGAGGTCGATCTGATGGCGCGTTACGCCGCACGGCTTGCAGAGGCGCGCCCGCAGGGGTAA
- the thiL gene encoding Thiamine-monophosphate kinase, translated as MTGQSTSRPGEFELIARYFAPIAGPGGLNLLDDAGLLRPGRGYEVVVTADALVAGGHFFPDDPPEAIGWKALAVNLSDLAAKGAKPEGFVLTLALTRGWTENWLAGFAAGLSRMADAAGCPLIGGDTVSTAGPLTLSITAFGTVPAGRMVRRSGAKPGDVVLVSGSIGDGALGLKVHGPDKPDWVAALGPQDRAFLSDRYLHPQPRYALAEALQRHASAAMDISDGLVGDLAKLLKASQAGAEIDLDAVPISPAARAALMAAPALAELAWTGGDDYEILCTASEKEYPALMAGAAAIGFPLTPIGRVTSEAGTVTYREQGGLRSVAQGSFSHF; from the coding sequence ATGACAGGACAGAGCACCTCCCGCCCCGGCGAATTCGAGCTGATCGCCCGCTATTTCGCGCCGATCGCCGGGCCGGGGGGCTTGAACCTCCTCGACGACGCCGGGCTGCTGCGGCCGGGCAGGGGCTATGAGGTCGTCGTCACCGCCGATGCCCTCGTCGCGGGGGGCCATTTCTTTCCGGACGATCCGCCCGAGGCGATCGGCTGGAAGGCGCTGGCGGTCAATCTCTCCGATCTCGCGGCCAAGGGGGCGAAGCCCGAGGGCTTCGTCCTGACGCTCGCCCTGACACGCGGCTGGACCGAAAACTGGCTCGCCGGCTTCGCCGCCGGCCTTTCCCGCATGGCTGATGCGGCGGGCTGCCCGCTGATCGGCGGCGACACGGTGTCGACCGCCGGGCCGCTGACCTTGTCGATCACGGCCTTCGGCACGGTCCCGGCCGGGCGGATGGTCAGGCGCTCGGGCGCGAAGCCCGGCGATGTCGTGCTCGTCTCCGGCAGCATCGGAGACGGCGCGCTCGGCCTGAAGGTACATGGACCCGACAAGCCGGATTGGGTCGCCGCGCTCGGCCCGCAGGACCGGGCCTTCCTGTCCGACCGCTACCTGCACCCCCAGCCGCGCTATGCGCTTGCGGAAGCATTGCAGCGCCACGCCTCGGCCGCGATGGATATTTCGGACGGGCTCGTCGGCGATCTCGCCAAACTGCTGAAAGCCTCGCAGGCGGGCGCTGAAATCGATCTCGACGCCGTCCCGATCTCGCCCGCGGCCCGCGCCGCGCTCATGGCCGCTCCCGCGCTGGCGGAACTGGCCTGGACCGGCGGAGACGACTACGAAATTCTCTGCACGGCTTCGGAAAAGGAATATCCTGCTCTGATGGCGGGGGCAGCGGCGATTGGCTTTCCGCTGACGCCGATCGGGCGGGTCACGTCCGAGGCCGGCACGGTGACATATCGCGAGCAGGGTGGGTTGCGCAGCGTCGCGCAAGGCTCATTCTCTCATTTCTGA
- the glyA gene encoding serine hydroxymethyltransferase, with product MTEAALNKHLSNSFFGASLADADPEIARAIELELGRQRDEIELIASENIVSRAVLEAQGSVMTNKYAEGYPGRRYYGGCQFVDIAEKLAIERACRLFDCKFANVQPNSGSQANQGVFMALMQPGDTFMGLDLAAGGHLTHGAPVNQSGKWFNVVSYGVCVVDQMIDYDAMERLAIEHKPKVIVAGGSAYARHWDFARFREICDKVGAYFMVDIAHFAGLVAGGAHPSPFPHAHVVTTTTHKTLRGPRGGMILTNDEALAKKINSAIFPGIQGGPLMHVIAAKAVAFQEALQPEFKTYAHAVVANAKALAETLKSKGFDLVTGGTDNHLMLVDLRSKKLTGKAAEAALGRAHITCNKNGIPFDPEKPMTTSGVRLGTPAATSRGFGIAEFKQVGELIAEVLDGLGQNGDEGNASVEQAVTAKVKALTARFPIY from the coding sequence ATGACCGAAGCCGCGCTGAACAAGCACCTCTCGAACTCCTTCTTCGGCGCCTCGCTCGCGGATGCCGATCCGGAGATCGCGCGCGCCATTGAGCTGGAGCTCGGTCGCCAGCGCGACGAGATCGAGCTGATCGCTTCGGAGAACATCGTCTCCCGCGCCGTGCTCGAGGCGCAGGGCTCGGTGATGACCAACAAATATGCCGAGGGCTATCCGGGCCGGCGCTACTACGGCGGCTGCCAGTTCGTCGACATCGCCGAAAAGCTCGCCATCGAGCGCGCCTGCCGGCTGTTCGACTGCAAGTTCGCCAATGTCCAGCCGAATTCGGGCTCGCAGGCCAATCAGGGCGTGTTCATGGCGCTGATGCAGCCCGGCGATACCTTCATGGGCCTGGATCTCGCCGCCGGCGGGCACCTGACCCATGGTGCGCCGGTCAACCAGTCCGGCAAGTGGTTCAATGTGGTGTCCTACGGCGTCTGCGTCGTCGACCAGATGATCGACTATGACGCGATGGAGCGTCTCGCCATCGAGCACAAGCCGAAGGTCATCGTCGCCGGTGGCTCGGCTTATGCCCGCCACTGGGACTTCGCCCGCTTCCGCGAGATCTGCGACAAGGTCGGCGCCTATTTCATGGTCGATATCGCCCATTTCGCCGGGCTTGTGGCGGGCGGTGCGCATCCTTCGCCGTTCCCGCACGCCCATGTTGTGACCACCACGACGCACAAGACCCTGCGCGGTCCGCGCGGCGGCATGATCCTGACCAATGACGAGGCGCTGGCGAAGAAGATCAACTCGGCGATCTTCCCGGGCATCCAGGGTGGTCCGCTGATGCATGTCATCGCCGCCAAGGCCGTCGCCTTCCAGGAGGCGCTGCAGCCCGAGTTCAAGACCTATGCCCATGCCGTCGTCGCCAATGCCAAGGCGCTGGCCGAGACGCTGAAGTCGAAGGGTTTCGACCTCGTCACCGGCGGCACCGACAACCACCTGATGTTGGTCGACCTGCGCTCGAAGAAGCTGACCGGCAAGGCGGCGGAGGCCGCGCTCGGCCGGGCCCACATCACCTGCAACAAGAACGGCATCCCCTTCGACCCCGAGAAGCCGATGACGACCTCGGGCGTCCGCCTCGGCACCCCGGCGGCGACCTCGCGCGGCTTCGGCATCGCCGAGTTCAAGCAGGTTGGCGAGCTGATCGCCGAGGTGCTGGACGGCCTCGGCCAGAACGGCGATGAGGGCAATGCGAGCGTCGAGCAGGCCGTGACCGCCAAGGTCAAGGCGCTCACCGCGCGCTTCCCGATTTACTGA
- a CDS encoding L,D-transpeptidase family protein, with product MSQLSLTRRETVLALLSGAATAAAAPALAQQAEWRQNYDAGPRNAVQRSSTPMLSQEALQATEQAIAAYRDLAARGGWPQVQLPDRMGVGAKGPGVVALRRRLIVTGDLDAAAGDSPVYDSYVEAGVRRFQSRVGLSTTGTINRATVVALNVPIEHRIRQLETNVVRLRSWSGNLGGRYVVANIPAAMVETVENGHVATRHAAGVGKIDRQSPLLQTRIPEINFNPTWTVPASIIRKDLIPKMRKEPSYLTENKIRIISPSGGEISPASVNWNSDEATRYTFRQDPGGDFNSLGFVRINIPSPHGVYMHDTPSKGIFGDDYRFVSSGCMRVQNVRDYVAWLLKNTPGWDRAKIDEVIQSGQRVNARIADPVACYWVYITAWATADGGVQFRDDIYNKDGIGPAPVAALQGDQDI from the coding sequence ATGTCGCAATTGAGCCTGACCCGCCGTGAAACGGTGCTGGCGCTCCTGTCGGGCGCCGCCACGGCCGCCGCAGCTCCCGCGCTCGCCCAGCAGGCCGAATGGCGCCAGAATTACGATGCGGGTCCGCGCAATGCGGTGCAGCGGTCCTCGACGCCGATGCTGTCCCAGGAAGCGTTGCAGGCGACCGAGCAGGCGATCGCCGCCTATCGCGACCTGGCCGCGCGCGGCGGCTGGCCGCAGGTTCAGCTTCCCGATCGGATGGGTGTCGGGGCCAAGGGGCCGGGCGTTGTGGCGTTGCGCCGCCGCCTGATCGTCACGGGCGATCTCGATGCCGCCGCCGGCGACAGCCCGGTCTATGATTCCTACGTCGAAGCCGGCGTTCGCCGCTTCCAGTCGCGCGTCGGCCTGTCCACCACCGGCACGATCAACCGCGCGACGGTCGTCGCGCTCAACGTGCCGATCGAGCACCGCATCCGCCAGCTCGAGACCAATGTGGTCCGGCTGCGCAGCTGGTCCGGCAATCTCGGCGGCCGCTATGTCGTCGCGAACATCCCGGCCGCGATGGTCGAAACCGTCGAGAACGGCCATGTCGCGACCCGCCATGCGGCCGGCGTCGGCAAGATCGACCGTCAGTCGCCGCTGCTGCAGACCAGGATCCCGGAAATCAATTTCAATCCGACCTGGACGGTTCCCGCCTCGATCATCCGCAAGGATCTGATCCCGAAGATGCGCAAGGAGCCGAGCTACCTCACCGAGAACAAGATCCGCATCATCTCGCCGAGCGGCGGCGAGATTTCGCCCGCCAGCGTGAACTGGAACTCGGACGAGGCGACGCGCTACACCTTCCGGCAGGATCCGGGCGGCGACTTCAACTCGCTCGGCTTCGTGCGCATCAATATCCCGAGCCCGCACGGCGTCTACATGCACGATACGCCGTCGAAGGGCATCTTCGGCGACGACTATCGCTTCGTCTCCTCCGGCTGCATGCGCGTCCAGAACGTACGCGACTACGTCGCCTGGCTGCTGAAGAACACGCCTGGCTGGGACCGCGCCAAGATCGACGAGGTCATTCAGTCCGGCCAGCGCGTCAACGCGCGCATCGCCGATCCGGTGGCCTGCTACTGGGTCTATATCACGGCCTGGGCGACGGCCGATGGCGGCGTTCAGTTCCGCGACGACATCTACAACAAGGACGGCATCGGCCCGGCGCCCGTCGCGGCGCTGCAGGGCGACCAGGACATCTGA
- the nrdR gene encoding NrdR transcriptional repressor yields the protein MRCPYCGSLDTQVKDSRPTDDHASIRRRRVCPDCGGRFTTFERVQLRELTVVKRSGRRTPFDRDKLETSIAHALRKRPVTPERVERMVNGIVRQLESSGEAEIPSSTIGELVMEGLKGLDDVAYVRFASVYKNFREAKDFEELLGQLGTIEEEGVSAPPRRADD from the coding sequence ATGCGCTGTCCCTATTGCGGCTCCCTCGACACGCAGGTGAAGGACTCTCGTCCGACCGACGATCACGCCTCGATCCGCCGCCGCCGGGTCTGCCCCGATTGCGGCGGCCGCTTCACCACCTTCGAGCGCGTGCAGTTGCGCGAGCTCACGGTCGTGAAGCGCTCCGGGCGCCGCACGCCCTTCGACCGTGACAAGCTGGAAACCTCGATCGCGCACGCGCTGCGCAAGCGCCCGGTGACGCCGGAGCGCGTCGAGCGCATGGTCAACGGCATCGTCCGCCAGCTCGAAAGCTCGGGTGAGGCGGAGATTCCGAGTTCGACCATCGGCGAGCTGGTGATGGAGGGGCTCAAGGGCCTCGACGATGTCGCCTATGTCCGCTTCGCCTCGGTCTACAAGAACTTCCGCGAGGCCAAGGACTTCGAGGAACTGCTCGGCCAGCTCGGCACGATCGAGGAGGAGGGCGTCTCCGCTCCGCCGCGCCGCGCCGATGACTGA
- a CDS encoding hypothetical protein (Evidence 5 : Unknown function): MGTVMKLLARLFGRHQHNDAGQEKTSIQIREGDRVLSGRELYSEIAAKNAAEAAADMKAWNEKRDAADNRYWMG, translated from the coding sequence ATGGGCACCGTGATGAAATTGCTGGCACGCCTATTCGGCCGACACCAACACAATGACGCGGGGCAGGAGAAAACGAGCATTCAAATTCGGGAAGGCGACAGAGTGCTCTCTGGCCGAGAACTGTATTCTGAAATCGCTGCGAAGAACGCGGCGGAAGCCGCTGCCGACATGAAGGCATGGAACGAAAAGCGCGATGCCGCCGATAACCGATACTGGATGGGCTAA
- a CDS encoding hypothetical protein (Evidence 5 : Unknown function): MMTEANLGHGIVLLHAWQQNHSRGQDTAYKAAARWGIAPTTPQAGNLAEPPKRRRFQSL; the protein is encoded by the coding sequence GTGATGACAGAGGCGAATTTAGGGCATGGCATCGTTTTGCTGCATGCATGGCAGCAAAACCACAGTCGAGGCCAAGACACCGCCTATAAAGCGGCGGCGCGGTGGGGCATCGCCCCGACCACGCCGCAAGCAGGCAACCTTGCAGAACCGCCGAAAAGGCGGCGCTTTCAGAGCTTGTAG
- a CDS encoding Diaminohydroxyphosphoribosylaminopyrimidine deaminase / 5-amino-6-(5-phosphoribosylamino)uracil reductase, translating to MTDPRAFSPGDNASERKLAVDRAFMRQALAYGARGLGTTATNPSVGAIVTRDTPDGPVVVARGHTQPGGRPHGEAHAFSRAGAASMGGTLYVTLEPCSHRSVRGGIPCVEHTILSGVKRVVSAMSDPNPFIAGLGHALLRTAGIEVTVGVLEEEARQAHRGYLTRITQGRPMVTFKIARTADGYAGGAGGTPIAVSSPVASGWVHLQRAHHDAIMLGINSVLSDDPQLTVRLPGMAERSPVRVILDTHLRLPLASKLVRTATEVPVWVIAAETAPIEPEHALVAAGVEVMRVSAGDDGHLDLGEALTLLGTRGITRVFSEGGPRIGEKLALAGLADEIIVSTSPKTLGQPGVVAVRPGLAGLLADPDLYALVEAGPIGLDRFEHFVRRG from the coding sequence ATGACTGATCCCCGGGCATTTTCGCCCGGCGACAATGCGTCGGAGCGAAAGCTGGCGGTCGACCGCGCTTTCATGCGCCAGGCGCTTGCTTATGGTGCGCGCGGCCTCGGCACCACCGCGACCAACCCGTCGGTCGGCGCCATCGTCACCCGCGACACGCCGGACGGCCCCGTGGTCGTCGCGCGCGGTCACACCCAGCCCGGCGGCCGCCCGCATGGCGAGGCGCATGCCTTCTCGCGGGCCGGCGCGGCTTCGATGGGCGGCACGCTCTATGTCACGCTCGAACCCTGCTCGCATCGCTCGGTGCGCGGCGGCATTCCTTGCGTCGAGCATACGATCCTGTCGGGCGTGAAGCGTGTGGTTTCGGCGATGTCGGACCCGAACCCCTTCATCGCCGGGCTCGGCCATGCGCTGCTGCGCACCGCCGGCATCGAGGTCACGGTCGGCGTGCTGGAGGAGGAGGCGCGGCAGGCGCATCGCGGCTACCTCACGCGCATCACGCAAGGGCGGCCGATGGTGACCTTCAAGATCGCCCGCACGGCCGATGGCTATGCCGGCGGGGCAGGCGGCACGCCCATCGCCGTGTCCAGCCCGGTCGCAAGCGGTTGGGTCCATCTCCAACGCGCCCATCACGATGCGATCATGCTCGGCATCAACTCGGTGCTGTCGGACGATCCGCAACTCACCGTTCGCTTGCCCGGCATGGCGGAGCGCTCGCCGGTCCGCGTCATCCTCGACACGCATCTGCGGCTGCCACTCGCTTCGAAGCTTGTGCGGACGGCAACAGAGGTGCCGGTCTGGGTGATCGCGGCCGAAACGGCGCCAATCGAGCCGGAGCACGCGCTGGTCGCAGCGGGCGTCGAAGTCATGCGTGTTTCGGCGGGCGACGACGGTCATCTCGACCTCGGCGAGGCGCTGACGCTGCTGGGCACGCGCGGCATTACTCGCGTCTTCTCGGAAGGCGGCCCGCGCATCGGCGAGAAGCTGGCCTTGGCAGGTCTCGCCGACGAGATCATCGTCTCGACCTCGCCAAAAACGCTGGGGCAGCCCGGCGTCGTTGCCGTGCGTCCGGGGCTTGCCGGCTTGCTGGCCGACCCCGATCTATACGCCCTCGTCGAGGCCGGTCCGATCGGCCTGGACCGTTTCGAGCATTTCGTGAGGAGAGGCTGA
- the nusB gene encoding Transcription antitermination protein NusB gives MSRAEKRRGARLSVVQALYEMEIGGRGVVEAMAEFEHFWIGKEVEEIELPEAEIAFFRDILGGVVREQRLVDRTVDELLAKDWPLKRVEAVVRAILRAGAYELAFRKDVPARAVISEYVAVARAFYQGEEIGMVNAVLDRMARDFRADEFDVPAA, from the coding sequence ATGAGCCGCGCCGAGAAGCGGCGCGGCGCGCGGCTCTCGGTCGTGCAGGCGCTCTACGAGATGGAAATCGGCGGCCGTGGCGTCGTCGAGGCGATGGCCGAGTTCGAGCATTTCTGGATCGGCAAGGAGGTCGAGGAGATCGAATTGCCGGAGGCCGAGATCGCCTTCTTCCGCGATATCCTCGGCGGCGTCGTCCGCGAGCAGCGCCTGGTGGATCGCACCGTCGACGAGCTTCTGGCCAAGGACTGGCCGCTGAAGCGGGTCGAGGCCGTCGTGCGCGCCATCCTGCGCGCCGGTGCCTATGAGCTCGCTTTCCGCAAGGACGTACCGGCCCGCGCCGTGATTTCCGAATATGTCGCTGTCGCGCGCGCCTTCTATCAGGGCGAGGAGATCGGCATGGTCAACGCCGTTCTCGACCGCATGGCCCGCGACTTCCGCGCCGACGAGTTCGACGTCCCGGCGGCGTAA
- the rfnT gene encoding Riboflavin transporter RfnT, with product MNQHVPALDGDRLAKRNALVLAGAQALGGANPSIIVSLGGIVGAQLVADKAFATVPVSLLQLGIACGVIPAAMTMRRLGRRNGYLIGALIGAAGASLATGGVALRLFWLFCLGTFVCGLYGSFVQSYRFAAADTASDDFKPRAISWVMIGGLAAGIIGPQSVYWSRDLTPAAPFAASFLAQGALALLAIAIVSQLRAPPVAAVRSGGGRPLGEIMRQPKFIASVTASLVAYGLMSFVMTAAPMAMVACGHSVGDAALGIQWHVLAMFGPSFFTGRLIARFGKGTVTAAGLILTALAAIVGLSGLSVSHFWLALILLGIGWNFGFIGATALVTECYRPEERVKVQAANDFLVFGSVAIASFSSGGLLSHGGWEAVNWLVFPPVAVALVLVAWQRFQRPAAA from the coding sequence ATGAACCAGCATGTTCCTGCCCTCGACGGCGACAGGCTCGCCAAGCGCAATGCGCTGGTACTGGCCGGCGCACAGGCGCTCGGGGGAGCCAATCCCTCGATAATCGTCTCGCTCGGGGGAATCGTCGGCGCGCAGCTCGTTGCCGACAAGGCCTTCGCCACGGTGCCGGTCAGCCTGCTGCAGCTCGGCATCGCCTGTGGCGTGATCCCGGCCGCGATGACGATGCGCCGTCTCGGCCGCCGCAACGGCTATCTGATCGGGGCGTTGATCGGGGCGGCCGGTGCCAGCCTGGCCACCGGCGGCGTTGCGCTGCGGCTGTTCTGGCTGTTCTGCCTGGGCACCTTCGTCTGCGGGCTCTACGGCTCCTTCGTGCAGAGCTACCGCTTCGCGGCTGCCGACACCGCGAGCGATGACTTCAAGCCCCGCGCCATTTCATGGGTCATGATCGGCGGCCTCGCCGCCGGGATCATCGGCCCGCAATCGGTCTACTGGTCGCGCGATCTCACACCCGCCGCTCCCTTCGCCGCGAGCTTCCTCGCGCAGGGGGCCCTGGCGCTGCTGGCGATCGCCATCGTCTCCCAGCTGCGTGCGCCGCCGGTCGCCGCCGTCCGCTCGGGGGGCGGCCGCCCGCTCGGCGAGATCATGCGGCAGCCGAAATTCATCGCTTCGGTGACGGCTTCGCTGGTCGCCTACGGCCTGATGAGCTTCGTCATGACGGCCGCGCCGATGGCGATGGTGGCTTGCGGCCATTCGGTCGGCGATGCCGCTCTCGGAATCCAGTGGCATGTGCTCGCGATGTTCGGCCCGAGCTTCTTCACCGGCCGGCTGATCGCGCGCTTCGGCAAGGGCACGGTGACAGCGGCGGGATTGATCCTGACGGCCCTGGCCGCCATCGTCGGCTTGTCCGGGCTCAGCGTGAGCCATTTCTGGCTGGCCCTGATCCTGCTGGGGATCGGCTGGAACTTCGGCTTCATCGGCGCGACTGCGCTGGTGACGGAATGCTACCGGCCGGAGGAGCGGGTGAAAGTCCAGGCGGCCAACGATTTTCTCGTCTTCGGTTCGGTTGCCATCGCGTCCTTTTCCTCCGGCGGCCTGCTCAGCCATGGCGGCTGGGAGGCGGTGAACTGGCTGGTGTTCCCGCCGGTCGCGGTTGCGCTCGTGCTGGTGGCCTGGCAGCGTTTCCAGCGCCCGGCCGCGGCTTGA
- a CDS encoding conserved hypothetical protein (Evidence 4 : Unknown function but conserved in other organisms), producing MLDRHDANRAREKERERKKEREEQQNDEKFSPRTYQEGFWS from the coding sequence ATGCTGGACAGGCATGATGCCAACCGTGCGCGCGAAAAGGAGCGCGAACGCAAAAAGGAACGCGAAGAGCAGCAGAACGACGAAAAGTTCTCGCCTCGCACCTACCAGGAAGGCTTCTGGAGCTAG
- a CDS encoding Translation initiation factor 2, with amino-acid sequence MPEQSGYTGVVAVRRNAAQEIGSEMKVTTLFANIAGAFAIAGALATSPATASAEALPAGMAARLDKQAVEYSMTAAKERRLMIMQETMRQQQYGRGGGRGYAPRPGYGPRPGYGPGYGPRPGYGYGPGYGPRPGYGPRPGYYERW; translated from the coding sequence ATGCCGGAACAATCCGGCTACACAGGCGTTGTTGCGGTCCGCCGCAACGCGGCCCAGGAGATTGGATCTGAGATGAAGGTTACGACCCTTTTTGCGAACATTGCCGGTGCGTTCGCGATCGCAGGAGCTCTGGCGACGTCGCCCGCGACGGCCAGCGCCGAAGCCTTGCCCGCCGGCATGGCCGCGAGGCTCGACAAGCAAGCAGTCGAATACAGCATGACGGCCGCCAAGGAGCGCCGACTCATGATCATGCAGGAAACCATGCGGCAGCAGCAGTATGGCCGCGGCGGCGGTCGCGGCTACGCCCCCCGCCCCGGATACGGCCCGCGGCCCGGATACGGGCCTGGCTACGGCCCGCGACCCGGCTACGGTTACGGCCCCGGCTACGGGCCGCGCCCCGGTTATGGGCCGCGCCCCGGCTATTACGAGCGCTGGTAA
- a CDS encoding (S)-ureidoglycine aminohydrolase — protein MTDRPFPPATGRVPPGAIGHNRGVVRSNYAFMPPEGVLISRLPQYRETIVRVLAAPVLGASFAQYLLEIAPGGGTPAAFSEEGVQHFFYVLTGEVAFSVDGGGARAMTLGGFAYLPPSTPFTLRNEGGEPARVLALRKRYEPVPGLAVPEPILSHQDSVPMTNHTGKEGRGFQFLLPYCDMRFDFEMNLMWFKPGVCFPAVETHVMEHGLYMLEGQGLYLLGEDWHEIWAQDFIWMGGYCPQQFYPTGHGDACYLLYKNVNRDMAL, from the coding sequence ATGACCGACCGCCCGTTCCCGCCCGCAACCGGCCGCGTCCCGCCGGGGGCGATTGGTCATAACCGTGGCGTCGTGCGCTCCAACTACGCCTTCATGCCGCCGGAGGGCGTGCTGATCAGCCGCCTGCCGCAATACCGCGAGACGATCGTTCGCGTGCTGGCGGCGCCGGTGCTCGGCGCTTCCTTTGCCCAGTACCTTCTCGAGATCGCGCCGGGCGGCGGCACGCCCGCCGCGTTCAGCGAGGAGGGCGTGCAGCATTTCTTCTACGTCCTGACCGGCGAGGTCGCTTTCTCGGTCGATGGCGGTGGAGCGCGCGCGATGACGCTGGGGGGCTTTGCCTATCTGCCGCCATCGACGCCCTTCACGCTGCGCAACGAGGGCGGTGAGCCCGCTCGCGTCCTCGCGCTGCGCAAGCGCTACGAGCCGGTTCCCGGCCTGGCGGTTCCCGAGCCGATCCTGTCGCATCAGGATTCGGTGCCGATGACGAATCACACCGGCAAGGAAGGGCGCGGCTTCCAGTTCCTGTTGCCCTACTGCGACATGCGCTTCGATTTCGAGATGAACCTGATGTGGTTCAAGCCGGGCGTCTGCTTCCCGGCGGTCGAAACCCATGTGATGGAGCATGGCCTCTACATGCTGGAAGGGCAGGGCCTCTACCTCCTCGGCGAGGACTGGCACGAGATCTGGGCGCAGGATTTCATCTGGATGGGTGGTTATTGCCCCCAGCAGTTCTACCCGACCGGGCATGGCGACGCCTGCTATCTGCTCTACAAGAACGTGAATCGCGACATGGCGCTCTGA